From Thalassotalea euphylliae, the proteins below share one genomic window:
- a CDS encoding LysR family transcriptional regulator yields the protein MKMLRNMSIFAQIVEAGSITEAAAALDLSKSVVSQHLSALESELGVLLIKRSTRKHTLTSAGRAFYQSCQEINRLSDFAWQQAQDATNVPKGKVTITAPNALMDAVIAPAIGKLVHQYPQLQPQLISADSQLDLMTDNIDLAIRVGESPVSNIKQRRIGEFRDVLCGTQRLLAKTEATQASYIANTWQPQHITHELHDSEGNQISYQATAQCRANSFYACLALIKQGAGIGLVPDFHFCQLKPLLVEAFPSFSMTSNRVYALHTYDNYLPASISVCINAIEEQFSQLSAQTSG from the coding sequence ATGAAAATGTTGCGTAATATGTCGATATTTGCGCAGATTGTTGAAGCAGGCTCGATCACTGAGGCGGCAGCCGCGTTGGATCTCTCAAAGTCTGTTGTTAGCCAACATTTGAGTGCGTTGGAGAGTGAATTAGGCGTTTTATTGATTAAGCGCAGCACACGAAAACACACCTTAACGAGTGCTGGGCGAGCCTTCTATCAATCTTGTCAGGAAATCAATCGCCTTAGTGATTTTGCTTGGCAACAAGCACAAGACGCCACTAATGTGCCCAAAGGCAAGGTGACGATCACCGCGCCCAACGCCTTGATGGATGCGGTAATTGCCCCTGCTATTGGCAAGTTAGTACACCAATATCCGCAATTACAACCTCAGCTGATTAGTGCAGATAGCCAGCTTGATTTAATGACAGATAATATTGATCTGGCGATCAGGGTGGGTGAATCACCGGTGAGTAATATCAAGCAGCGCAGAATTGGTGAATTTCGCGATGTGTTATGCGGCACTCAGCGACTACTCGCGAAGACAGAAGCAACTCAGGCAAGTTATATTGCCAATACCTGGCAACCTCAGCATATCACCCATGAACTGCATGATTCAGAAGGCAATCAAATCAGCTATCAAGCGACCGCGCAGTGCCGCGCTAACTCATTCTATGCCTGTTTGGCCTTAATCAAGCAAGGCGCTGGCATAGGTTTAGTACCGGATTTTCATTTTTGCCAACTCAAACCACTCTTGGTCGAGGCATTTCCAAGCTTTTCCATGACAAGCAATCGAGTTTACGCACTCCACACTTACGACAACTATTTACCCGCCAGTATCAGCGTTTGTATCAATGCGATTGAGGAGCAGTTTAGCCAGTTGTCGGCACAAACCAGCGGCTGA
- a CDS encoding enoyl-CoA hydratase, whose protein sequence is MDNLILSNISNGVLTITLNNLEKKNSLTTAIYNSLTQLFSEANSNDDIRCLLLQGNNECFSAGNDLADFLACPDGEEPAAYNFVRALADFTKPIVVAVAGPAIGIGSTLLLHSDIVIATDNAKFGMPFSKLGLCPEAGSSLLLTQLVGHAKAFELMVLGDIFDADTALSLNLINKKVAKDELLPTALAYAERIASLPADAVMSSRLLMKQANANLLEDALQHEFPTFARLMQTDDCRAILNKFLTK, encoded by the coding sequence TTAACTATCACCTTGAATAATTTAGAGAAAAAAAACTCACTCACCACCGCTATCTATAACAGCTTAACTCAGCTATTTAGCGAAGCGAATAGTAATGACGACATTCGCTGTTTGTTATTGCAAGGCAACAATGAGTGTTTTTCCGCTGGTAATGATCTGGCCGACTTCCTTGCTTGCCCAGACGGTGAAGAACCAGCCGCTTACAATTTTGTCCGTGCATTAGCTGACTTTACCAAACCGATTGTGGTTGCTGTGGCTGGCCCTGCTATTGGTATTGGCTCTACGTTACTGCTGCATTCCGATATCGTTATCGCCACCGACAACGCTAAATTTGGTATGCCATTTAGTAAGCTAGGGCTTTGCCCAGAAGCGGGCTCTAGTTTGTTACTTACGCAACTAGTCGGTCATGCCAAAGCATTTGAATTAATGGTATTAGGCGATATTTTCGATGCCGATACGGCATTATCACTTAACTTAATTAACAAAAAAGTGGCGAAAGATGAGCTATTGCCTACAGCCCTTGCATATGCGGAGCGCATCGCCAGCTTACCTGCCGACGCCGTGATGAGTTCCCGTTTGCTGATGAAGCAAGCCAACGCTAACTTACTAGAAGATGCGCTACAACATGAATTTCCGACCTTTGCCCGCTTGATGCAAACTGACGACTGTAGAGCCATACTCAACAAGTTTTTAACGAAATAA
- a CDS encoding alkaline phosphatase D family protein has protein sequence MSNFTRRAFIKASMAGFGTAVISTGLMGCSDDDDKALELPIIPVAFNHGVASGDPLDNAVIIWTRVTPLSAVDSVSVSWQVATDAEFNDLVHNGTTDAQVESDFTVKIDLQQLAANTKYYFRFASGETFSPVGMTKTLPVGAVSQVKLAVFSCANFPAGHFNAYNSAAKRDDLDAVIHLGDYIYEYGDGGFATQNAAAIGRPLPADNNTECITLEDYRKRYALYRSDPDLQQLHQQVPFITVWDDHEITNDAWRDGAENHNDGEGDYQVRKAAGLQAYFEWLPIRPMTASDYERIFRSFQFGDLVNLHMLDTRLLARDEQLAYQDFIDPTTGQLDAAGFTAAMSADRSLLGAEQLGWLQAGLTASSATWQVLGQQILMGRMNVPAELLAGFANPSPALLQTFGELAQIKGRISAGDPTVTDAERARVAVEIPYNLDAWDGYAVEREVVLGTANALNQNLIVLAGDTHNAWANNLKDRQGNSVGVEFATAGVSSPGLESFLSIPEAFVPQAEQALQVLVDDLQYVNIANRGYMVVTFTEQAATTEWVHVDTVASNSYQEVASRSNTLTVAAGSNVIQR, from the coding sequence ATGAGTAACTTTACACGCCGCGCTTTTATCAAAGCGTCAATGGCAGGCTTTGGCACTGCGGTTATTTCAACAGGTTTAATGGGGTGTTCGGATGATGACGATAAGGCACTTGAATTGCCGATCATCCCTGTCGCCTTTAATCATGGTGTCGCTTCAGGTGATCCACTCGATAATGCGGTCATCATCTGGACGCGTGTTACGCCTTTATCTGCGGTCGATAGCGTGAGCGTCAGTTGGCAAGTGGCTACTGATGCCGAATTTAATGATTTAGTTCACAATGGTACAACGGACGCGCAAGTTGAGTCTGATTTCACTGTAAAAATTGATCTTCAGCAACTCGCTGCCAACACGAAATACTATTTCCGCTTTGCTTCGGGTGAAACCTTCTCACCTGTAGGTATGACAAAAACATTGCCTGTTGGCGCTGTTTCACAAGTAAAATTGGCGGTGTTTTCTTGCGCTAACTTCCCTGCTGGCCACTTTAACGCCTACAACAGCGCCGCGAAACGAGACGATCTTGATGCCGTTATTCACTTAGGGGATTACATTTACGAATATGGCGATGGTGGTTTTGCGACGCAAAATGCCGCTGCAATCGGTCGCCCTTTACCGGCTGACAACAATACTGAATGTATTACCCTGGAAGATTATCGCAAGCGTTATGCCTTGTACCGCAGTGACCCGGACTTACAGCAATTGCACCAGCAAGTACCGTTTATTACGGTGTGGGACGATCACGAAATTACCAATGATGCGTGGCGTGATGGTGCAGAAAACCACAATGATGGTGAAGGCGATTACCAAGTGCGCAAAGCAGCAGGCTTGCAAGCCTACTTTGAATGGTTGCCAATTCGCCCAATGACGGCAAGCGACTACGAGCGCATTTTCCGCAGCTTCCAATTTGGTGACTTAGTCAATTTACATATGCTCGACACGCGTTTACTGGCACGTGATGAGCAGTTGGCGTATCAAGACTTTATCGATCCAACAACAGGCCAATTAGATGCCGCTGGCTTTACCGCCGCCATGAGTGCTGATCGCAGTTTATTGGGGGCAGAGCAATTGGGCTGGTTACAAGCGGGCTTAACAGCTTCTTCTGCAACTTGGCAGGTGCTTGGTCAGCAAATTTTAATGGGACGAATGAACGTACCTGCCGAGCTACTCGCAGGTTTTGCTAACCCTTCACCAGCGTTGCTGCAAACTTTTGGCGAACTGGCGCAAATAAAAGGTCGTATTAGTGCGGGCGATCCAACAGTGACTGATGCTGAACGTGCGCGCGTGGCGGTTGAAATTCCATATAACTTAGATGCTTGGGATGGCTATGCGGTAGAGCGTGAAGTGGTGTTAGGCACAGCGAATGCACTCAATCAAAACCTGATTGTATTGGCGGGCGATACCCACAATGCGTGGGCGAACAACCTCAAAGATCGCCAAGGGAATAGCGTGGGTGTTGAGTTTGCTACCGCAGGTGTCAGTTCACCGGGCTTAGAGAGCTTTTTGAGCATACCAGAAGCCTTTGTGCCGCAAGCAGAGCAAGCCTTACAAGTACTCGTTGATGACTTGCAGTACGTTAATATCGCCAATCGCGGTTATATGGTCGTCACTTTTACAGAGCAAGCGGCGACAACCGAATGGGTTCATGTTGATACGGTGGCAAGCAATAGTTACCAAGAAGTAGCGAGTCGCAGCAATACCTTAACGGTGGCCGCAGGCAGTAATGTGATTCAACGCTAG
- a CDS encoding sulfurtransferase, translating to MFTHQPLISAEALYANLTQQNLLIFDASMAPVAPQSKPKKCWPSAVIPGAKRMDIEHDFCDHHAQFPHTMLGAKAFEQAAQSLGITGDEHLVVYDDLGLFSAARAWWMLTAMGHQHVSVLDGGLPHWLKRNLPVESVEHSEPSSRGTFGASYCDAMFVDHHFVGQAIEQKSHVIVDARATARFFGQTPEPRVGVRVGHMPEAKSLPFTSLIANGLLLDSEQLALKFEQLNPNKLPMIMTCGSGITACILALAADIAGYKETTVYDGSWAEWGALTDLPVTTA from the coding sequence ATGTTTACTCATCAGCCTTTGATCAGCGCAGAAGCTTTATATGCCAATTTAACGCAACAAAACTTATTAATTTTTGATGCCAGTATGGCGCCAGTTGCGCCACAAAGTAAGCCCAAAAAGTGCTGGCCATCGGCCGTGATTCCCGGTGCTAAGCGCATGGATATTGAGCATGATTTTTGCGATCACCACGCCCAGTTTCCTCATACCATGCTGGGCGCCAAAGCATTTGAGCAAGCAGCGCAATCACTGGGTATTACTGGTGACGAACACCTTGTCGTGTATGACGATTTGGGGCTGTTCTCTGCTGCCAGAGCGTGGTGGATGCTAACGGCAATGGGACATCAACACGTGAGTGTGCTCGATGGCGGTTTACCTCATTGGCTCAAGCGCAACTTACCTGTGGAAAGTGTCGAACACAGTGAACCCTCGAGCAGAGGCACGTTTGGTGCTAGCTATTGTGACGCTATGTTTGTTGATCATCACTTTGTGGGTCAGGCTATTGAGCAAAAATCACATGTTATTGTGGATGCCAGAGCAACGGCCAGGTTTTTTGGTCAAACACCAGAGCCTAGGGTGGGCGTGCGTGTAGGCCATATGCCCGAGGCCAAGTCACTCCCTTTTACTTCCTTAATTGCAAATGGTCTTTTACTCGACAGTGAGCAACTCGCGTTAAAGTTTGAGCAGCTGAACCCTAATAAATTGCCGATGATCATGACCTGTGGCTCGGGCATTACCGCCTGCATTCTCGCCTTGGCTGCCGACATCGCGGGATATAAAGAAACTACCGTTTACGATGGCTCTTGGGCTGAGTGGGGGGCGCTTACTGACCTGCCTGTAACGACAGCTTAA
- a CDS encoding PspC domain-containing protein produces MSYKASYLTKKQLTKDVLHKKVSGVCAGLARYYNWPRWGIRVAVILALITFPVATGVAYLVAALLLPTRA; encoded by the coding sequence ATGAGTTATAAGGCGAGTTACTTAACCAAAAAGCAGTTAACCAAAGACGTATTACACAAAAAAGTATCAGGTGTTTGTGCTGGCTTGGCCCGCTATTACAACTGGCCACGTTGGGGGATTCGCGTTGCGGTAATTCTGGCGTTAATTACTTTTCCTGTGGCAACCGGTGTTGCTTACTTAGTTGCCGCTTTGTTGCTGCCAACCAGAGCATAA
- the pspA gene encoding phage shock protein PspA — MGMFTRFADIINANINSMLDKAEQPEKMIRLIIQEMEETLVEVRATAAKHIAEQKSLSRQVASLERSAQSWQEKAELAISKGRDDLAKSALAEKHKLQQQLTNLAEEEAKLSEFLASVQEDGQRLQQKLAEAKRRQEALLLRQESAEVRLKVREKSEQYNIDEAINRFERYQQKIERVEAEIEAYDMTQKQDLESQFRELESDENIDQELATLKQKVRSAA; from the coding sequence ATGGGAATGTTTACACGATTTGCCGACATTATTAACGCCAATATCAACAGCATGTTAGATAAGGCAGAACAACCAGAAAAAATGATCCGTTTGATCATTCAAGAAATGGAAGAAACGCTCGTTGAAGTGCGCGCGACCGCTGCCAAGCACATCGCTGAACAGAAAAGCTTGAGCCGCCAAGTGGCATCGCTAGAAAGAAGCGCTCAAAGCTGGCAAGAAAAAGCAGAGTTGGCAATTAGTAAAGGTCGTGACGACTTGGCTAAAAGTGCCTTAGCTGAAAAGCACAAGTTGCAACAGCAGCTGACAAACTTAGCGGAAGAAGAAGCAAAGTTAAGTGAGTTTTTAGCGAGCGTTCAAGAAGATGGTCAACGTTTACAGCAAAAGCTGGCAGAAGCTAAACGCCGCCAAGAGGCATTATTGTTACGCCAAGAATCGGCAGAAGTTCGGTTGAAAGTGCGTGAAAAGTCTGAGCAATACAATATTGACGAAGCGATCAACCGCTTTGAGCGTTATCAACAAAAGATTGAACGTGTTGAAGCTGAAATTGAAGCTTACGACATGACACAAAAGCAAGACTTGGAAAGTCAGTTCCGCGAACTAGAAAGCGATGAAAACATCGACCAAGAGCTGGCTACGTTAAAGCAAAAAGTGCGCAGTGCCGCTTAG
- the dusA gene encoding tRNA dihydrouridine(20/20a) synthase DusA, with the protein MTSHKLSVAPMLDWTDRHCRYFYRLMSSNTVLYTEMVTTGAIIFGKGDYLGYNEEEHPVVLQLGGSDPQAMAECAKRAAALGYDEININVGCPSDRVQNGRFGACLMAEPALVAECVKQMKDAADIPITVKSRIGIDDQDSYEFLQEFIATIEPAGCEHFIIHARKAWLSGLSPKQNRDIPPLDYSRVYSIKKDFNHLAISINGGIKTYEESLAHLNYIDGVMIGREIYQNPYLLAQADQVIYGEQKSVISRAEVIDHMATYIDKHVAGGNKAKASHVTRHMLGLCNGLPGAKQFRRYLSENAMLAGETGDVLRRAFELVNEDVVVTA; encoded by the coding sequence ATGACCTCTCATAAACTCTCTGTGGCACCTATGCTCGATTGGACAGATCGCCACTGTCGTTATTTCTACCGTTTAATGTCAAGCAATACAGTGCTTTACACCGAAATGGTAACTACCGGTGCGATTATCTTTGGCAAGGGGGACTACCTCGGTTACAACGAAGAAGAGCATCCTGTGGTATTGCAATTGGGCGGCAGTGATCCTCAGGCCATGGCAGAGTGTGCTAAGCGTGCCGCAGCATTGGGCTACGATGAGATCAATATCAATGTTGGCTGTCCGTCTGATCGCGTGCAAAATGGACGTTTTGGCGCCTGTTTAATGGCGGAACCTGCGTTAGTGGCTGAGTGCGTTAAGCAGATGAAAGATGCCGCCGATATTCCAATTACCGTGAAATCTCGCATTGGTATTGACGATCAAGATAGTTACGAGTTTCTACAAGAGTTTATCGCGACGATTGAACCGGCAGGTTGTGAGCATTTTATTATTCACGCTCGCAAGGCGTGGCTATCTGGTCTTAGCCCCAAGCAAAACCGCGATATTCCACCATTAGATTACAGCCGTGTTTACAGCATCAAAAAAGACTTCAACCATTTAGCGATCTCGATCAACGGTGGGATCAAAACTTATGAAGAGTCATTGGCACATTTGAACTATATTGATGGTGTGATGATCGGCCGTGAAATTTATCAAAACCCTTACCTGCTGGCTCAGGCGGATCAAGTGATTTATGGCGAGCAGAAATCTGTGATTTCGCGTGCAGAGGTTATCGACCACATGGCCACTTACATTGATAAGCATGTTGCGGGCGGAAATAAAGCCAAAGCATCGCATGTCACACGCCATATGTTGGGCTTGTGCAATGGTTTACCGGGGGCAAAGCAGTTCCGTCGCTACTTGAGTGAAAATGCCATGTTGGCGGGCGAAACAGGCGATGTATTACGCCGTGCATTTGAACTGGTGAATGAGGATGTAGTCGTTACTGCGTAG
- a CDS encoding YybH family protein has protein sequence MTDQETLALCKAGINAWQTAFNNQDAAGCAAQYTENCVMEAKPIGTFTGRQAIQECWQNIIDQGFKDVVYSNVEWQPAQDGGYILTSSWQMNKAYGVVHREHWVVEADGQARLISDSFEIQGER, from the coding sequence ATGACAGATCAAGAAACTTTGGCCTTGTGTAAAGCGGGTATCAACGCTTGGCAAACCGCATTTAACAATCAAGACGCTGCGGGCTGCGCAGCACAATACACCGAAAACTGCGTAATGGAAGCTAAGCCTATTGGCACGTTTACTGGCCGACAAGCGATTCAGGAGTGTTGGCAAAACATCATAGATCAGGGTTTTAAAGACGTGGTTTACTCAAACGTAGAGTGGCAGCCTGCTCAAGATGGTGGCTATATTCTGACCTCAAGTTGGCAAATGAACAAAGCTTATGGCGTTGTGCATCGTGAACACTGGGTGGTAGAAGCAGACGGTCAAGCTCGCTTAATCAGCGATTCATTTGAAATTCAAGGCGAAAGATAG